In one Moritella sp. 5 genomic region, the following are encoded:
- the trmB gene encoding tRNA (guanosine(46)-N7)-methyltransferase TrmB, producing MTEHKRIAEPELTEDGKRIRKVRSFVLREGRLTKGQEAAMKDFWPTMGLDHDMGMLDFNEVFGNDNPVTLEIGFGMGASLVEMAANSPEKNFIGIEVHSPGVGACLMAAGERGVTNLRVFCHDAVEVLADCIPDNGLGGMQLFFPDPWHKKRHHKRRIVQAEFAESIRQKLSLGGIFHMATDWENYAEHMIEIMAAAPGYENTATEGHFVPRPDWRPLTKFEQRGHRLGHGVWDIIYKRTK from the coding sequence ATGACTGAACATAAAAGAATAGCAGAACCTGAATTAACAGAAGACGGTAAACGTATCCGTAAAGTGAGAAGTTTTGTTTTACGTGAAGGACGTTTAACTAAAGGCCAGGAAGCCGCTATGAAAGATTTTTGGCCGACTATGGGTCTAGATCATGACATGGGCATGCTCGATTTCAATGAGGTTTTCGGTAACGACAACCCAGTAACACTAGAAATCGGTTTTGGTATGGGCGCATCTTTAGTTGAGATGGCAGCTAATTCACCAGAGAAAAACTTTATTGGTATCGAAGTTCATTCTCCAGGTGTCGGTGCATGTTTGATGGCTGCCGGTGAACGTGGAGTAACGAATCTACGTGTATTCTGCCATGATGCTGTTGAAGTTCTAGCGGATTGTATCCCTGACAATGGTCTAGGTGGCATGCAGCTATTCTTCCCTGATCCTTGGCATAAGAAGCGCCATCACAAACGTCGAATTGTACAAGCAGAATTTGCAGAAAGTATTCGCCAAAAACTTAGCTTAGGTGGTATCTTCCATATGGCGACGGACTGGGAAAACTATGCCGAGCATATGATTGAAATAATGGCTGCTGCACCCGGTTATGAAAATACCGCAACAGAAGGGCATTTTGTGCCACGTCCAGATTGGCGTCCATTAACTAAATTCGAACAACGTGGTCACCGTTTAGGGCACGGCGTTTGGGATATTATTTATAAACGTACTAAGTAA
- a CDS encoding YggL family protein — MAKNRNRRLRKKLRVDEFQELGFDLSWDFPEGTTEEQVDAILDGFIAEVIDPNKLAFAADGNLQWDGMICTETHGKCTEEQREEVKTWLEAKGVKNLIVSPLFDLWYGEEGE; from the coding sequence ATGGCTAAAAATCGTAATCGTCGTCTACGTAAGAAACTACGTGTAGATGAATTCCAAGAGCTAGGTTTTGATCTTTCTTGGGATTTCCCAGAGGGTACAACTGAAGAGCAGGTTGACGCTATCTTAGATGGTTTCATTGCTGAAGTTATCGATCCAAACAAACTGGCGTTTGCTGCAGACGGAAATTTACAATGGGATGGTATGATTTGTACTGAGACCCACGGTAAATGTACTGAAGAGCAACGTGAAGAAGTGAAAACTTGGTTAGAAGCAAAAGGTGTTAAAAACCTAATTGTTAGCCCATTATTTGATTTGTGGTACGGTGAAGAAGGCGAATAA
- the glsB gene encoding glutaminase B, whose product MLSNASLEELLDEIRPLIGEGHVADYIPALANVNPNQLGIAVCMANGDVFTAGDADIRFSIQSISKVFALTAALTRFSEDELWTRVGREPSGQAYNSLIQLEFEKGKPRNPFINAGALVVADMLQSRLSAPKQRMLELLRKLANSTDIYIDYDVADSEFEHMARNAAIAYLMKSHGNFSNHVETVLQSYFSYCAINMNCVELATAFSFLAKKGIPCHRNKSLVSERCTRRLNALLATCGLYDESGDFAFRVGMPAKSGVGGGIAAVIPGKLSVCVWSPELNESGNSLAGTALLELFSERFGHSIF is encoded by the coding sequence ATGCTCTCTAACGCATCTTTAGAAGAACTGCTCGACGAAATACGCCCGTTAATTGGCGAAGGCCATGTTGCCGATTATATACCTGCATTGGCCAATGTGAATCCCAATCAATTGGGAATTGCTGTGTGTATGGCTAACGGTGATGTATTTACAGCGGGTGATGCAGATATACGTTTTTCAATTCAAAGTATTTCGAAAGTATTTGCATTGACTGCGGCATTAACGCGTTTTTCTGAAGATGAGTTATGGACAAGGGTTGGGCGTGAACCTTCTGGGCAAGCATATAATTCACTTATTCAATTAGAGTTTGAAAAAGGAAAACCGCGTAATCCGTTTATTAATGCTGGCGCATTGGTGGTGGCTGATATGTTGCAAAGTCGCCTTTCTGCACCGAAACAACGGATGTTGGAATTACTCCGGAAACTGGCCAACTCGACTGATATCTATATTGATTATGACGTAGCAGATTCTGAATTTGAACACATGGCACGTAATGCCGCTATTGCTTATTTGATGAAATCACACGGCAACTTTAGTAATCATGTCGAAACGGTATTACAGAGCTATTTTAGCTATTGTGCGATTAATATGAATTGCGTGGAATTGGCCACGGCATTCTCATTTTTAGCGAAAAAAGGTATACCTTGTCATCGCAACAAGAGTTTGGTTAGTGAGCGTTGTACTCGTCGCTTAAATGCGTTACTGGCGACATGTGGTTTATATGATGAATCTGGTGACTTTGCTTTCCGTGTCGGAATGCCTGCAAAAAGTGGGGTTGGCGGTGGTATTGCTGCTGTTATCCCTGGGAAATTATCGGTTTGTGTGTGGTCGCCAGAACTGAATGAATCGGGTAATTCATTAGCGGGTACAGCATTGTTAGAATTGTTTAGTGAGCGTTTTGGTCATTCTATTTTCTAA
- the hemW gene encoding radical SAM family heme chaperone HemW → MRLPPLSLYVHIPWCVQKCPYCDFNSHTQKGKIPEDEYIQDLLADLRCELPRVFQRSLHSIFIGGGTPSLISSEGIAKILNGIEAMIPFSENIEITMEANPGTVEADRFHGYVAAGINRISIGVQSLQAEKLNLLGRIHDPDEAIRAANIATESALNSFNLDLMHGLPHQDLNDALYDLNKAVELAPYHLSWYQLTIEQNTQFYSKPPTLPDEDILWDIFEQGHALLSEAGYEQYEISGYAKAGKQCQHNLNYWRFGDYIGIGCGAHGKLTEPETGQIVRRSKVKHPRGYMDADKAFLDNEHVVAQDELPFEFFMNRFRLIEATPKQDFCDFTGLPLSTISEQINAAVKKGLLTETETHWQVTKLGHRYLNSLFDLFI, encoded by the coding sequence ATGCGACTACCGCCGTTGAGTTTATATGTGCATATTCCTTGGTGTGTTCAAAAGTGTCCGTATTGTGATTTCAACTCACATACCCAGAAGGGAAAGATCCCGGAAGACGAATATATTCAAGACTTGCTAGCGGATCTGCGCTGTGAGTTACCCCGCGTATTCCAGCGTTCTTTGCATTCGATTTTTATTGGCGGCGGTACACCGAGCTTAATCAGTTCAGAAGGGATTGCCAAAATACTTAACGGTATTGAAGCTATGATCCCGTTTAGCGAAAATATTGAAATCACCATGGAAGCGAATCCAGGTACGGTTGAAGCTGATCGTTTTCACGGTTATGTAGCCGCGGGGATAAATCGAATTTCAATAGGTGTGCAAAGTTTGCAAGCCGAAAAACTCAATCTATTGGGTCGGATTCACGATCCAGATGAAGCGATCCGCGCTGCCAACATTGCTACCGAATCAGCGCTAAACTCATTCAATTTGGACCTGATGCATGGCCTACCACATCAAGATCTGAATGATGCCTTATATGACTTAAATAAAGCGGTCGAATTAGCGCCTTATCATCTGTCTTGGTATCAATTAACCATTGAGCAAAACACCCAGTTTTACTCTAAACCACCAACCTTGCCCGACGAAGATATCCTCTGGGATATTTTTGAACAAGGTCATGCGTTGCTAAGTGAAGCCGGTTATGAGCAATATGAAATATCAGGCTATGCGAAAGCTGGAAAGCAGTGCCAGCACAATTTAAACTATTGGCGTTTTGGTGATTATATCGGCATTGGCTGTGGTGCTCACGGTAAGCTTACGGAACCAGAAACAGGTCAGATAGTCCGCCGCAGTAAAGTAAAGCATCCACGCGGTTATATGGACGCTGACAAAGCCTTTTTAGACAATGAACATGTTGTAGCTCAAGACGAACTGCCCTTTGAGTTCTTCATGAATCGCTTTCGCTTAATCGAAGCAACACCCAAGCAGGACTTTTGTGACTTTACTGGATTACCACTATCCACGATTAGTGAGCAGATTAATGCCGCGGTGAAGAAAGGTTTACTGACTGAAACCGAAACCCATTGGCAAGTGACCAAACTTGGCCATCGTTATCTAAACAGCTTATTCGATCTGTTTATTTAA
- a CDS encoding XTP/dITP diphosphatase, with translation MSKVVLATGNPGKVREMSALLAEFGLEVLPQSNFNIVDADETGTTFIENAIIKAKHAAALTGLPAIADDSGLAVDALQGVPGIYSARYAGVDASDRDNLLKLLDALKGVPTAQRTARFHCVLVYMTHAEDPTPLVCHGSWDGVITEQPSGEDGFGYDPIFFVESEGCTSAELTKQRKSELSHRGQALTKLLAAMHEQQTRLAVK, from the coding sequence ATGTCTAAAGTTGTTCTCGCTACTGGTAATCCAGGTAAAGTTCGTGAAATGTCAGCACTGCTTGCTGAATTTGGTCTGGAAGTGCTGCCACAAAGCAATTTCAATATTGTCGACGCTGATGAGACCGGCACTACCTTTATTGAAAATGCCATCATCAAAGCGAAACACGCAGCTGCATTAACTGGCCTACCTGCTATCGCTGATGATTCAGGTTTAGCTGTTGATGCGCTGCAAGGCGTACCGGGGATTTACTCTGCACGTTATGCCGGTGTGGATGCCAGTGACCGCGATAACTTGCTTAAACTATTAGATGCTCTTAAAGGTGTTCCAACGGCGCAACGTACTGCACGATTCCATTGTGTATTGGTCTACATGACCCATGCTGAAGATCCGACGCCGTTAGTCTGTCACGGCAGCTGGGATGGCGTTATTACTGAACAACCAAGTGGTGAAGATGGTTTTGGTTACGATCCTATTTTCTTTGTTGAATCGGAAGGCTGCACATCCGCAGAACTGACTAAACAACGTAAAAGTGAACTGAGCCATCGTGGCCAAGCGTTAACCAAGTTGTTAGCGGCAATGCATGAACAGCAAACCCGATTAGCAGTAAAATAA
- a CDS encoding DUF4426 domain-containing protein has product MPALFKSLLLSITLLVSATASAEQMQKLGNWDVHYIAFPSTFLTSDIALDYDIDRSNYLGIINISVLDSDTLKAQAVTMTVTARNLLGNIRELEVREIREQDAIYYIAEVPHRNEETYRIKVTLTSGNQTQELKFQQKFYVD; this is encoded by the coding sequence ATGCCAGCATTATTTAAATCTTTATTACTCTCTATAACCTTACTCGTCTCAGCAACAGCCAGTGCAGAACAAATGCAAAAACTTGGCAATTGGGATGTGCATTACATTGCTTTCCCAAGCACATTTTTAACCTCTGACATCGCATTGGATTATGATATAGACCGTAGTAACTACTTAGGTATTATCAATATTTCAGTGCTTGATAGCGATACCCTAAAAGCGCAAGCGGTGACAATGACAGTGACGGCACGTAATTTACTCGGTAATATCCGCGAATTAGAGGTCCGTGAAATACGTGAACAAGACGCGATTTACTACATTGCGGAAGTTCCACATCGTAACGAAGAGACTTACCGTATCAAAGTGACATTAACCAGCGGAAACCAAACACAAGAACTAAAATTCCAGCAAAAATTTTATGTAGATTAG
- a CDS encoding YggT family protein, with amino-acid sequence MNAANFLVSILFETYILIILLRVWLQMARADFYNPMSQFIVKATQPVVGPLRRVIPSLGGLDLASVIFAYAVACAMIYTLFGLQTGAVAPIQDVLILAAIKLVKQCFSLVFYVLILRAILSWVSQGNSPVENVLSQLSEPILTPIRRFIPAIGGLDLSMLVAILGLQFLQILIGDLTGLPF; translated from the coding sequence ATGAACGCGGCTAACTTTTTGGTCAGTATCTTATTTGAAACATACATTCTTATCATACTACTACGTGTATGGTTACAAATGGCCCGTGCTGATTTTTACAATCCAATGAGCCAATTTATTGTTAAAGCCACGCAACCTGTTGTCGGACCATTACGTCGTGTGATCCCAAGCTTAGGAGGCTTAGATCTTGCTTCAGTGATATTTGCTTATGCAGTAGCCTGTGCGATGATTTACACCTTATTCGGTCTACAAACGGGTGCTGTCGCACCTATCCAAGATGTACTAATCTTAGCTGCCATCAAGCTTGTTAAGCAATGCTTTAGCTTAGTATTCTACGTATTGATCTTGCGTGCAATTTTAAGCTGGGTTAGCCAAGGCAACAGTCCTGTAGAAAACGTGCTATCACAGCTAAGTGAGCCAATTTTAACGCCAATCCGTCGTTTTATTCCAGCCATTGGTGGTCTTGACTTATCAATGCTAGTGGCGATTTTAGGCCTACAGTTTTTACAAATTTTAATTGGTGATCTGACTGGTCTACCCTTCTAA
- the proC gene encoding pyrroline-5-carboxylate reductase, with protein sequence MIMNKKIAFIGAGNMASSLIGGMITDGYPAELIYAASPTRTRLDLLAEKFSINTTQDNHAAVAAADIIILAVKPQLMADVCSHLAEQSANYRGKLFVSVAAGVTVERLQSLLADNQPIVRSMPNTPALVQKGMTGLFPSPEVSDNDIKTIDQIMMAVGKTCWVDDEADLNTIIAATGSSPAYFFLFMEAMQESIIGMGFTQQQARELVQQAAAGSAELVIQNPHIDLATLRQNVTSKGGTTAEALRTFEEQNLRSTVNKAMQAAVSRAEEMQKLF encoded by the coding sequence ATGATCATGAATAAAAAAATCGCCTTTATTGGTGCAGGGAATATGGCAAGCAGCCTTATCGGCGGTATGATCACAGATGGTTATCCTGCAGAGTTAATTTATGCAGCAAGTCCGACACGCACTCGATTAGATCTATTAGCAGAAAAATTTTCGATTAATACCACGCAAGATAATCACGCTGCAGTGGCCGCGGCAGATATCATTATTCTGGCGGTAAAACCGCAATTGATGGCGGATGTTTGCTCTCACCTTGCAGAACAAAGTGCCAATTACCGAGGTAAATTATTTGTCTCTGTGGCAGCTGGCGTAACGGTCGAGCGTTTACAAAGTTTATTAGCTGACAATCAACCGATTGTACGGTCGATGCCAAATACACCAGCCTTAGTACAAAAAGGCATGACGGGGTTGTTCCCATCACCAGAAGTATCTGATAACGATATCAAAACCATAGACCAGATCATGATGGCTGTAGGTAAAACCTGCTGGGTAGATGATGAAGCAGATTTAAATACTATTATTGCAGCAACGGGCAGTTCACCCGCTTATTTTTTCCTGTTTATGGAAGCAATGCAAGAAAGTATTATCGGCATGGGATTCACCCAGCAACAAGCAAGAGAATTAGTACAGCAAGCAGCAGCTGGTTCAGCCGAATTAGTCATCCAAAATCCACACATTGATTTAGCCACATTACGCCAAAATGTCACCTCTAAAGGTGGTACGACAGCTGAAGCACTTCGTACTTTTGAAGAACAAAACCTACGCAGTACTGTCAATAAAGCAATGCAAGCAGCGGTTTCTCGCGCTGAAGAAATGCAAAAACTATTTTAA
- a CDS encoding YggS family pyridoxal phosphate-dependent enzyme, with amino-acid sequence MNSISTRLQQVLTQIENAASTSCKKRCEINLLAVSKTKPVEQVMAVYALGQRKFGENYLQEAIEKITHLQQDSNYDDIEWHFIGPIQSNKTRPIAEHFDWVQSIDRLKVAQRLNDQRPAEMEKLNVCIQINISAEDSKSGADLQQARQLAEQVANLPNLVLRGIMAIPEKTDDLDKLKSQFNQLESLYLSLQHQYNQIDTLSMGMTNDMELAIAQGSNMVRVGTAIFGARS; translated from the coding sequence ATGAATAGTATATCAACACGATTACAACAGGTTCTAACTCAAATTGAAAATGCGGCAAGCACATCTTGCAAAAAAAGGTGTGAAATTAACCTGCTTGCAGTAAGTAAAACCAAACCCGTCGAACAAGTGATGGCAGTTTACGCACTCGGACAACGTAAATTTGGTGAAAACTACCTGCAAGAGGCCATAGAAAAAATTACTCATCTACAGCAAGACAGTAATTATGACGATATCGAATGGCATTTTATTGGTCCAATTCAATCGAATAAGACGCGTCCAATTGCCGAGCATTTTGATTGGGTTCAAAGTATCGACCGTTTAAAAGTGGCGCAACGACTCAATGATCAACGTCCAGCAGAGATGGAAAAATTAAACGTTTGTATTCAAATTAATATCAGTGCCGAAGACAGCAAGTCTGGTGCTGATTTGCAACAAGCACGACAGTTAGCTGAACAAGTAGCTAATTTACCAAACTTGGTATTACGCGGGATCATGGCGATTCCAGAAAAAACCGATGATCTCGATAAGCTTAAATCACAATTTAACCAGCTTGAATCGTTGTATTTATCACTTCAGCACCAATATAACCAAATAGACACTTTATCAATGGGTATGACCAACGATATGGAACTTGCGATTGCGCAAGGTAGTAACATGGTACGTGTTGGCACAGCCATTTTTGGCGCACGCAGCTGA
- a CDS encoding type IV pilus twitching motility protein PilT — protein sequence MDVTELLTFSVKHNASDLHLSSGVPPMIRVDGDVRKINLPAFDAKQVHALIYDIMDDKQRKDYEEHLEVDFSFEINNVARFRVNAFNQHRGPAATFRTIPSEIKSMAELSVPDIFHDLVKLPRGLVLVTGPTGSGKSTTLAAMVDHINEHQHKHILTIEDPIEFVHQNKKSLINQREVFRDTKSFNAALRSALREDPDIILVGEMRDLETIRLALTAAETGHLVFGTLHTTSAAKTIDRIVDVFPGQEKDMVRSMLSESLRAVISQTLLKRTGGGRVAAHEIMLGTPAIRNLIREDKVAQMYSVIQTGMMHGMQTLDQSLRELVNMGIVTSEEARIRAVDQQSF from the coding sequence ATGGATGTTACAGAGTTACTTACATTTAGTGTAAAGCATAACGCATCAGATCTACACCTTTCTTCGGGTGTTCCTCCGATGATCCGTGTGGACGGTGATGTACGTAAAATCAATTTACCTGCTTTTGACGCAAAACAAGTGCATGCGCTAATTTATGACATTATGGATGATAAACAGCGTAAAGACTATGAAGAACATTTGGAAGTAGATTTTTCTTTTGAAATTAATAACGTTGCTCGTTTTCGTGTGAATGCATTTAATCAACATCGCGGTCCTGCAGCCACGTTTCGTACTATTCCAAGTGAAATTAAAAGCATGGCAGAATTAAGTGTGCCTGACATTTTCCATGATTTGGTGAAACTGCCACGAGGTTTAGTATTGGTGACTGGGCCGACGGGATCTGGTAAGTCGACGACACTGGCTGCGATGGTTGATCATATTAATGAGCATCAGCATAAACATATTCTGACAATCGAAGATCCGATTGAATTTGTACATCAAAATAAGAAAAGCTTAATTAATCAGCGTGAAGTATTCCGGGATACCAAGAGCTTTAATGCCGCATTACGGTCTGCATTACGTGAAGATCCCGATATTATTTTGGTCGGTGAAATGCGTGATTTAGAAACCATCCGTTTGGCATTAACTGCCGCTGAAACGGGGCATTTGGTCTTTGGTACTTTGCATACTACCTCGGCAGCAAAAACCATTGACCGTATTGTTGATGTATTCCCAGGGCAAGAGAAGGATATGGTTCGTTCGATGCTGTCGGAATCATTACGTGCGGTAATTTCCCAGACATTATTAAAACGTACCGGTGGCGGTCGAGTTGCGGCACATGAAATCATGCTTGGTACACCAGCTATTCGTAATTTGATCCGTGAGGATAAAGTTGCGCAGATGTATTCCGTGATCCAAACGGGTATGATGCATGGCATGCAAACATTAGATCAGTCGTTACGTGAATTGGTTAATATGGGTATTGTCACGAGCGAAGAAGCGCGCATTCGAGCTGTTGATCAACAAAGTTTTTAA
- a CDS encoding PilT/PilU family type 4a pilus ATPase encodes MGMLPQLFSAMKKLTGSDMYISAGIAPTVKVHGSLRALSEHKLTAEQSLALVKEAMSEDEYASFCRTKESNFGIFMPDIGRFRVSAFWQLEKAGMVIRRIETDIPAMDELHLPPILKHTALEKRGLVLVVGATGSGKSTTQAAMVGYRNQNSSGHILTIEDPIEFVHEHGSCIVTQREVGIDTESFEDALKSSLRQAPDVILIGEIRSQETMEFALAFAETGHLCMATLHATNANQAIDRILHLVPKEKHAQLLYDLSLNLKAIVAQQLIPVQGGSSRRGAFEILLNTPLVSELIRKNELHKIKEVMTKSGELGMQTFDQALLALYNTNMISYTEALHHADSPNDLRLMIKLNQGQAGSDSMLDGVTIEAL; translated from the coding sequence ATGGGGATGCTACCACAACTCTTTAGTGCGATGAAAAAGCTTACTGGTTCTGACATGTATATTTCGGCGGGTATTGCACCGACAGTGAAAGTACATGGCTCATTACGTGCGCTCTCGGAACATAAATTAACGGCTGAGCAATCATTAGCATTGGTGAAAGAAGCCATGTCTGAGGATGAATATGCTTCTTTTTGCCGTACCAAAGAATCTAATTTCGGTATTTTCATGCCGGATATTGGTCGTTTCCGTGTCAGCGCATTTTGGCAATTAGAAAAAGCGGGTATGGTGATCCGTCGTATTGAAACCGATATACCAGCAATGGATGAGCTACACTTGCCACCAATATTAAAACACACAGCGCTAGAGAAGCGTGGTTTAGTGTTGGTTGTTGGGGCGACGGGTTCTGGTAAATCAACCACGCAAGCAGCCATGGTGGGTTATCGTAACCAAAACTCATCAGGTCATATCTTAACGATTGAAGATCCGATTGAGTTTGTCCATGAACATGGCAGTTGTATTGTGACTCAGCGTGAAGTCGGGATTGATACCGAATCTTTTGAAGATGCGCTGAAGAGCTCATTACGTCAAGCGCCGGATGTGATCTTGATTGGTGAAATCCGCTCGCAAGAAACGATGGAGTTTGCCTTGGCGTTTGCGGAAACGGGGCATTTATGTATGGCAACGCTGCATGCAACTAATGCCAATCAGGCTATCGATCGTATTTTACACTTGGTACCAAAAGAAAAGCATGCTCAGTTGTTATATGATTTATCACTCAATTTAAAAGCCATTGTGGCGCAGCAATTAATCCCAGTACAAGGTGGTTCAAGCCGACGTGGTGCATTTGAAATTTTATTGAATACGCCTTTGGTCAGTGAATTGATCCGCAAAAATGAACTGCATAAAATTAAAGAAGTGATGACAAAATCGGGCGAGCTGGGAATGCAAACCTTCGACCAAGCGTTATTAGCACTTTATAATACCAATATGATTAGTTATACCGAGGCTTTACATCACGCTGACTCGCCAAATGATTTACGCTTAATGATTAAGTTAAATCAAGGCCAAGCAGGCAGTGATAGTATGCTTGATGGGGTGACGATCGAAGCTTTGTAA
- the yaaA gene encoding peroxide stress protein YaaA, with translation MLIVVSPAKTLDFETPSITEQYSQADLTVHSAELIDVCRQLTPMDLSSLMKISDKLAGLNVARFTEWSAEFTPDNAKQAVFAFKGDVYTGLDAETFSDVDMAFAQQHFRILSGLYGLLRPLDLIKAYRLEMGTKLANGRGINLYQFWGDIITDKVNETLAAQGDKVLINLASNEYFKAVQKKRLKGQVITPVFKDCKAGKFKIISFYAKKARGLMARYIIENQLTDVSQLTAFDTDGYYYCDAESTDIELVFKRDEIFK, from the coding sequence ATGTTAATAGTGGTATCACCGGCTAAAACACTCGATTTTGAGACGCCGTCTATAACTGAGCAGTATAGCCAAGCTGACTTAACTGTACATTCGGCAGAATTGATTGATGTTTGTCGTCAATTGACGCCAATGGATTTGTCTTCATTAATGAAAATTAGTGATAAGTTGGCTGGACTAAATGTTGCTCGCTTTACCGAATGGTCTGCAGAGTTTACCCCCGACAATGCTAAACAAGCTGTATTTGCCTTTAAAGGTGATGTTTATACGGGTTTAGACGCAGAAACTTTTAGTGATGTTGATATGGCGTTTGCGCAGCAACATTTCCGTATTTTATCTGGTCTGTATGGTTTGTTACGACCGCTTGATTTGATTAAAGCATACCGTTTAGAAATGGGTACTAAGCTTGCTAATGGACGTGGTATTAACTTGTATCAGTTCTGGGGCGATATCATCACAGACAAAGTCAATGAAACGCTCGCTGCACAAGGCGATAAAGTGTTAATTAACTTAGCGTCAAATGAGTACTTTAAAGCGGTGCAAAAGAAGCGCTTAAAAGGACAGGTGATTACACCAGTATTTAAAGACTGCAAAGCGGGTAAATTCAAGATTATTAGTTTTTATGCTAAAAAAGCACGTGGCTTAATGGCGCGGTACATCATTGAGAATCAATTAACTGATGTGTCACAGCTAACGGCGTTTGATACTGATGGTTATTACTATTGTGATGCTGAATCAACGGATATTGAATTGGTGTTTAAGCGTGATGAAATCTTTAAATAA
- a CDS encoding TIGR04211 family SH3 domain-containing protein translates to MKIKQLILASLLTLVSLSSVAKETRYISDDVSIFMHSGPGTQYRIIGTIKAGEAVTYLQTNANANFAQITTSKNKTAWIDGKSLSRQVSLKVRTPKLQAELEKTKDALAKISNNNSAAMAELTNANRDELVSKEADIATQTNKIASLTAENTALTAEAVRLREENEQLSARLDTKEEDAQHRFIILGALILAAGLIAGLIIPSIRFRRKKNNGWD, encoded by the coding sequence GTGAAGATTAAACAACTCATTTTAGCATCATTGTTAACACTCGTTAGCTTATCGAGTGTGGCAAAAGAAACACGTTATATTAGTGATGACGTGTCTATATTTATGCATTCAGGTCCGGGCACTCAGTATCGTATTATTGGTACGATAAAAGCCGGTGAAGCTGTAACCTACTTGCAAACCAATGCAAATGCTAATTTTGCACAGATCACCACCAGCAAAAACAAAACAGCTTGGATTGACGGTAAATCACTTTCTCGCCAGGTAAGTTTAAAAGTACGTACACCAAAGCTACAAGCTGAACTGGAAAAAACCAAAGACGCGTTGGCAAAAATAAGCAATAATAACTCAGCTGCAATGGCAGAGTTAACAAATGCGAACCGTGATGAGCTCGTCAGTAAAGAAGCTGATATTGCAACACAAACGAACAAGATTGCGTCATTAACCGCTGAAAATACCGCGTTAACGGCAGAAGCGGTACGTTTACGTGAAGAGAATGAACAATTATCAGCACGCCTAGATACCAAAGAAGAAGATGCGCAACATCGTTTCATCATTTTAGGTGCATTAATTCTTGCTGCAGGCTTAATTGCTGGGTTAATCATCCCATCAATCCGCTTCCGTCGAAAGAAAAATAACGGCTGGGACTAA